The following nucleotide sequence is from Desulfovibrio desulfuricans.
GGCCAGCCTTCCTACGGGCAGGCAGCGGCAGGCGGCATGGCGGCTGGTTCCGTAGGCTACGCCGCGGCTTCCGCCGCTGGCGATCAGGGCGCAGCAGCAGCACAGCCCCAGCCCGTCATCAACCCCAGCTCCAGCACATGGGGCCAGCCCAGCCCCCAGCCAGAACCGCAGGTTCAGGCTCCCAAAAAGGATATTTCGCTGGCGCTTTTTGACGCTGGCGTTAACGCCTACAATTCCCGCAAGTACGATGAGGCGCAGCGTTCTTTCAATGACTTTCTGAAAAATTACAAAGACCATAGCCAGGCGCCTGAGGCCCAGTATTATCTGGCCGAGTGCTACTTCCAGCGCAACCAGTTTGCCGATGCAGCCCTTGCATACGATGCTGTCATCAAAAAGTATCCTTCTTCTTCCAGCGCGCCCGGCGCGTACCTCAAGCAGGGCATCAGCTTCAGCAAGCTCAATCAGTCTGCGGCAGCCAAGGCCCGCCTGGAAGAGCTGATCAAGAAATATCCCAACTCGCCAGAAGCTGCGCGGGCCAAGACGTTTCTGAAGACCAACAAGTAAGTACCCAGGCTCCGCCGCGCCCTCGCGCGGCGGAGTTTTTTACTGCATTTTACCTTTGACCATACACCCTCAAAGGTTCAAAACGCACAAATTAAACCGCGCCGCGCGCAAAGGGGACGGGCATGAGCGACGAAAAGCCCGAAGCCGCAGTTTACAA
It contains:
- the ybgF gene encoding tol-pal system protein YbgF, which gives rise to MRTLRTMYILTLACAALPLSGCMGGSTSSGSGSISLEQQVQQQDVQLRQLQPAQADAWNQIQTLRQEVNALKGQIDDLQNAGGAKALVGRVRAHDEALRQVERSMALNLNLGDPMTSGGGSAPFAQAAPQAAPQAAPQAAPAFSQPGYGQPSYGQAAAGGMAAGSVGYAAASAAGDQGAAAAQPQPVINPSSSTWGQPSPQPEPQVQAPKKDISLALFDAGVNAYNSRKYDEAQRSFNDFLKNYKDHSQAPEAQYYLAECYFQRNQFADAALAYDAVIKKYPSSSSAPGAYLKQGISFSKLNQSAAAKARLEELIKKYPNSPEAARAKTFLKTNK